One Natrinema halophilum genomic window carries:
- a CDS encoding DUF7518 family protein, translating to MSNNRVETLESTVAELESTVEGLTDELIEAKERIRVLEAELDADTPTRVPDRRSEGAEMESEETPEAEPDDVAEATADAEGTERAAGDEAEDSGSDDIIVA from the coding sequence ATGTCGAACAACCGCGTCGAGACACTCGAATCGACGGTTGCGGAACTCGAGTCGACGGTAGAGGGGCTGACGGACGAGCTAATCGAGGCAAAAGAGCGGATTCGCGTTCTCGAGGCCGAACTCGATGCCGACACGCCGACGCGCGTCCCCGATCGACGGAGCGAGGGAGCAGAGATGGAGTCCGAGGAAACACCGGAAGCCGAACCCGACGACGTGGCGGAAGCGACGGCAGACGCCGAGGGCACGGAACGGGCCGCGGGCGACGAAGCGGAAGACTCAGGTAGCGACGACATTATTGTTGCATAA